One genomic window of Sphingobacterium oryzagri includes the following:
- a CDS encoding RNA-binding S4 domain-containing protein, producing the protein MEAATGKLRIDKYLWAIRIFKTRSLATEACKAGRIKLNGQNLKPSAVVKLGDVYSIQKGPERKVIEVTGLLERRVDAKTAVQFYQDKTPVEDTRAFKSVFQAPILTRDRGTGRPTKKDRREIDDLKTDWWEDEEGN; encoded by the coding sequence ATGGAAGCAGCAACCGGAAAACTGAGAATTGATAAATACCTTTGGGCTATACGCATTTTTAAAACCAGAAGTTTGGCTACGGAGGCTTGTAAGGCCGGGCGGATAAAGCTAAATGGTCAAAATTTGAAGCCTTCGGCCGTCGTTAAGCTTGGCGACGTCTATAGCATACAGAAAGGACCCGAGCGTAAGGTTATAGAAGTAACCGGATTATTGGAAAGACGCGTAGATGCAAAAACAGCCGTGCAATTCTACCAGGATAAAACACCGGTAGAAGATACCCGCGCGTTTAAATCTGTGTTTCAGGCGCCGATTTTAACACGTGATCGAGGTACTGGCCGACCGACTAAGAAAGATCGTCGCGAGATTGATGATCTGAAAACCGATTGGTGGGAAGATGAAGAAGGAAATTGA
- a CDS encoding DUF4920 domain-containing protein, giving the protein MKTIISLLICTFMAVGMGFAQQQITPAKKGVQYGKKIDAKNAISVAALEKKLQTEENFTGKITGEVQEVCKKKGCFLTLKRADGESVMVRFTDYAYFVPADIVGKQITVEGRAKMKETSVEWLQHYAEDKGASKEEIAKITQPKKDISIVADGVVVLN; this is encoded by the coding sequence ATGAAAACAATCATTAGCCTGCTTATCTGCACTTTTATGGCAGTGGGCATGGGCTTTGCCCAACAACAGATCACGCCAGCAAAAAAAGGCGTACAGTATGGTAAAAAGATTGACGCTAAAAACGCCATCTCGGTAGCTGCACTGGAAAAAAAATTGCAAACTGAAGAAAACTTTACGGGAAAGATAACCGGCGAAGTACAGGAAGTCTGCAAAAAGAAAGGCTGTTTTCTAACGCTTAAACGTGCAGATGGTGAATCGGTCATGGTGCGTTTTACCGACTACGCATATTTTGTTCCTGCAGATATTGTCGGCAAGCAAATCACGGTAGAAGGTCGTGCTAAAATGAAAGAAACATCGGTAGAATGGTTGCAGCACTATGCGGAAGACAAAGGCGCTTCAAAAGAAGAAATTGCTAAGATTACCCAACCGAAAAAAGATATCAGCATCGTAGCAGATGGTGTAGTTGTGTTGAACTAA
- a CDS encoding DUF6377 domain-containing protein encodes MYCYRSLLYIFFLLIPCLSFAQAERTALLLDSVFAAKEDMEEQKVARIQRLKRQFLQTQALDLKQELAKALVLAYRKYQVDSAINYTLHYAHIGQLRGDQSAVTRANCYLASLYSSTGKFIEAETLLRQINRSALTTDLLPVYYEAFTAFSSHYGQSSNNEQYFKRSEQYRDSLLMLLPDTSLQYRVALATKYVYHNREAEAERVLQQLLQTTDDSHPERGMIAYLLGVLYKNKEDIDQALHYFALSAISDIRHVVKDNASLQSLAQCYNTTGDIDKAYQYIQAAINDAAFCNIRYRSLENSSFYGIINAAFQEKEWAQKRALRQNLMVISVLSVFLIVALFFLYTQVKKLRTARADLHLANESLKSLNKQLLQSNTDLSESNHIKEEYIAQFFDICSSYIDKIDEQRKLLLKRFAQKQYDDINKILKSQDFIKHELDDLYRNFDIIFLNLYPSFIDDFNQLLRADERIVLKSGELLSTELRIFALIRLGITDSTKIAAFLRYSLRTVYNYRVKVRGKVAGSKDEFEDKIRGIGDIRSF; translated from the coding sequence ATGTATTGCTACCGTAGCCTGCTTTATATTTTTTTTCTGCTGATACCTTGCCTGTCTTTCGCACAGGCAGAACGTACGGCCTTGCTGCTCGACTCGGTGTTTGCTGCGAAAGAAGACATGGAAGAGCAGAAAGTAGCGCGTATACAGCGTCTTAAAAGACAATTTCTGCAAACGCAAGCGCTCGATTTAAAACAGGAGCTTGCCAAAGCGCTGGTACTGGCCTATCGCAAGTACCAGGTAGATTCGGCGATCAACTATACGCTGCACTATGCGCATATTGGTCAGCTACGAGGCGATCAATCGGCCGTGACACGAGCAAACTGCTATTTGGCCAGCTTATATTCCTCTACAGGCAAGTTTATCGAAGCCGAAACTTTACTTCGCCAGATCAATCGATCAGCCTTAACGACCGATTTGCTGCCCGTCTATTATGAAGCATTCACAGCATTCAGTAGTCATTACGGACAAAGCAGTAATAATGAGCAGTATTTTAAACGAAGCGAACAATATCGCGACTCCTTACTGATGCTTTTGCCCGATACTTCACTGCAATACCGTGTTGCACTGGCCACCAAATACGTCTACCACAATCGGGAGGCCGAAGCCGAGCGAGTTTTACAACAATTGCTGCAAACCACGGATGATAGCCATCCCGAGCGCGGCATGATTGCTTACCTGCTTGGCGTGCTATATAAAAATAAAGAGGATATCGATCAGGCACTACATTATTTTGCCTTGTCGGCCATTTCCGATATCAGACATGTCGTCAAAGATAATGCTTCGCTGCAAAGTTTGGCGCAATGTTATAATACGACAGGCGATATCGATAAAGCTTATCAATATATACAGGCGGCTATCAACGATGCGGCATTTTGCAATATACGTTACCGCTCGTTAGAAAATTCCTCCTTTTACGGCATCATCAATGCAGCTTTTCAGGAAAAAGAATGGGCGCAAAAGCGCGCTTTGCGCCAAAATTTAATGGTCATCAGCGTGTTATCAGTCTTCCTCATTGTCGCGCTGTTCTTTCTCTACACACAGGTCAAAAAGTTGCGTACAGCGCGTGCCGATCTGCACCTTGCCAACGAATCTTTAAAAAGTCTCAATAAGCAACTCTTACAAAGCAATACAGACCTTTCCGAGTCTAACCATATTAAAGAAGAATACATTGCTCAGTTTTTCGATATCTGCTCCAGCTATATTGATAAGATTGACGAGCAGCGTAAGCTTTTATTAAAGCGTTTTGCACAAAAGCAGTACGACGATATCAATAAGATACTAAAATCTCAGGATTTTATTAAGCATGAGCTAGACGACCTTTACCGCAATTTTGATATTATTTTCCTCAATCTGTATCCTTCGTTCATCGACGATTTTAACCAACTGTTACGTGCCGACGAGCGTATCGTTTTAAAATCTGGGGAATTACTCAGCACGGAGCTCCGGATTTTTGCGCTGATCCGCTTGGGTATTACCGACTCGACAAAAATCGCGGCGTTCCTGCGTTACTCGTTGCGGACGGTTTACAATTATCGTGTGAAAGTGCGCGGAAAGGTAGCCGGATCCAAGGATGAGTTTGAAGATAAAATCCGTGGAATCGGCGATATCCGATCCTTTTAG
- the folP gene encoding dihydropteroate synthase, producing MTHLTTTTAQSLNIGGQLISFQRPLIMGILNVTPDSFFDGGQHNRVDLAIAKAAHMLADGADILDIGAYSSRPGASLISSQEEMDRALPVIEALHAQYPDAMLSIDTFRADVAEEAVKAGVHMINDVSGGTIDEQMFSTVAKLQVPYVLMHMRGLPENMQQLTQYDDIVVDVATFLGEKISELRYLGVKDIILDPGFGFAKTIEQNHELMLRVDELHYFGLPLLGGISRKSMIYKKLGITAQDSLPGTIALNTLLLSKGVQLLRVHDVKETKQVIDLLF from the coding sequence ATGACGCACTTGACAACTACCACAGCGCAATCGTTAAATATCGGCGGACAGCTTATCAGCTTTCAGCGTCCGCTTATCATGGGAATTTTAAATGTCACGCCGGATTCGTTTTTCGACGGCGGACAGCATAACCGTGTTGACCTGGCCATAGCCAAGGCTGCACATATGCTAGCCGATGGTGCGGATATTCTTGATATTGGCGCTTATTCGTCACGACCGGGTGCTTCGCTGATCAGTTCGCAAGAAGAAATGGATCGCGCGCTGCCGGTTATTGAGGCATTACATGCGCAATATCCGGACGCTATGCTATCGATTGATACCTTTCGCGCTGATGTGGCCGAAGAAGCCGTGAAGGCCGGTGTGCATATGATAAACGATGTTTCGGGCGGAACGATAGATGAACAGATGTTTAGCACGGTTGCAAAATTGCAGGTGCCCTACGTTTTGATGCATATGCGTGGCTTGCCGGAGAATATGCAACAATTGACGCAGTATGATGATATCGTGGTGGATGTAGCGACTTTTCTAGGTGAAAAGATTAGTGAACTGCGCTACTTGGGCGTTAAAGATATTATCCTGGACCCGGGATTTGGCTTTGCAAAAACCATCGAACAAAATCATGAACTTATGCTTCGTGTAGATGAGCTGCATTATTTTGGCTTGCCCCTCTTGGGTGGCATTTCGCGAAAATCGATGATTTACAAAAAATTGGGCATCACTGCGCAAGATTCGCTACCGGGAACGATAGCGCTCAATACCTTATTGCTTTCGAAAGGCGTGCAGCTGTTGCGCGTACACGATGTGAAAGAAACGAAGCAGGTTATTGACCTGCTGTTTTAA
- a CDS encoding L-threonylcarbamoyladenylate synthase, whose amino-acid sequence MQRAFVDREDLNKALETLKNGGLILYPTDTIWGIGCDATNQAAVEKIFALKGRDKSKSLIVLLHNDNQIASYVQTVPEVAYELIEYAEKPLTIVYSNAKNLAENAIAEDGSIGIRIVRHPFCEQLLQRFRKPIISTSANISGDASPKSFDDISAQLIHGVDYVVAYGQHEKSDGKSSTVMKIDPSGKFEFLRK is encoded by the coding sequence ATGCAACGCGCATTTGTCGATAGAGAAGATTTGAATAAAGCCTTGGAAACGTTGAAAAACGGAGGGCTTATTCTTTATCCTACAGACACCATCTGGGGAATAGGCTGCGATGCGACTAATCAAGCGGCTGTGGAAAAAATCTTTGCGCTCAAAGGGCGGGATAAAAGCAAAAGCTTAATCGTATTGCTCCACAATGACAACCAGATCGCGAGCTATGTGCAAACCGTTCCGGAGGTAGCTTATGAACTGATTGAATATGCCGAAAAGCCATTGACGATTGTTTATTCCAACGCCAAAAACCTAGCTGAAAACGCGATTGCGGAAGATGGCAGCATAGGTATCCGTATTGTACGTCATCCTTTTTGCGAACAATTGTTGCAACGCTTTCGGAAGCCGATCATTTCGACTAGTGCCAACATCAGTGGCGATGCATCGCCAAAATCTTTTGATGATATCTCGGCGCAACTTATTCATGGCGTAGACTACGTGGTAGCTTACGGCCAGCACGAGAAAAGCGATGGCAAATCATCGACCGTGATGAAGATTGACCCGAGTGGAAAATTTGAATTTTTACGTAAATAG
- a CDS encoding 2,3,4,5-tetrahydropyridine-2,6-dicarboxylate N-succinyltransferase, which produces MELELQKLQKLVEDAWEDRKLLEYKEYFEAITVVIQKLDEGELRVAEPIGTRWHVNDWIKKAVILYFPIREMKEIDNGPFVYFDKMKLKTNYKELGVRVVPGASARYGAFLAKGVIMMPSYVNIGAYVDEGTMVDTWATVGSCAQIGKHVHLSGGVGIGGVLEPVQAAPVIIEDNVFVGSRAIVVEGIRVETEAVLGANVVLTASTKIIDVSGPEPVEYKGYVPARSVVIPGSYTKKFEAGEYQVPCALIIGQRKESTDKKTSLNDALREHNVAV; this is translated from the coding sequence ATGGAATTGGAATTACAGAAACTGCAAAAGCTTGTCGAAGACGCTTGGGAAGACAGAAAATTGTTAGAATATAAGGAATATTTTGAAGCCATTACGGTGGTTATTCAAAAATTAGACGAAGGTGAATTGCGCGTCGCAGAGCCTATCGGCACACGCTGGCATGTAAACGATTGGATCAAGAAAGCGGTAATTCTTTACTTCCCTATCCGGGAAATGAAAGAAATAGACAACGGTCCGTTCGTGTATTTCGATAAAATGAAATTGAAAACAAACTACAAAGAACTTGGTGTTCGCGTGGTGCCTGGCGCAAGTGCACGTTATGGTGCTTTCCTTGCAAAAGGCGTGATTATGATGCCATCTTACGTTAATATCGGCGCGTATGTCGATGAAGGAACGATGGTAGATACCTGGGCGACTGTAGGCTCTTGCGCGCAGATTGGCAAGCATGTGCACTTAAGTGGTGGTGTAGGCATTGGCGGTGTTTTGGAACCTGTACAAGCGGCTCCGGTTATTATCGAAGATAATGTGTTTGTGGGCTCGCGTGCCATTGTGGTTGAAGGAATCCGCGTAGAAACAGAAGCCGTGTTGGGTGCGAATGTGGTATTGACAGCATCGACTAAAATCATTGATGTTTCCGGCCCGGAACCCGTAGAATATAAAGGTTACGTACCGGCGCGTTCGGTAGTGATCCCGGGATCATACACCAAAAAGTTTGAAGCAGGAGAATATCAAGTGCCTTGTGCTTTAATTATTGGACAACGTAAAGAATCGACCGACAAGAAAACGTCCTTGAACGATGCTTTGCGCGAACACAATGTAGCGGTTTAA
- a CDS encoding catalase, translated as MVKNILIVTFVLSSLSLSAQRNLTTNTGAPIGDNQNSKTIGRNGQVLMEDIHLIEKLAAFDRERIPERVVHARGVGAYGEFTAAADVTPYTKASLFQNGKTTPVFVRFSTVVHGSGSPETLRDPRGFAVKFYTDQGNYDLVGNNLPVFFIRDAMKFPDMVHAFKPSPINNKQDPNRVFDFFYNIPEATHMLTWLYSNYGTPANYRQMDGFGVHAFKWVNAAGEVSYVKYTWKSQQGVENFNTAQAEQKQGEDFQHATVDLYDNIRAGHYPAWQLYVQIINAKDFDALDFNPLDPTKVWPERIAPLKLLGKMTLNRVPDNFFQEVEQAAFSPGTLVPGIEPSEDKLLQGRLFSYFDTQRYRIGANFQQLPVNAAKVPVVTHNQDGAFAMRETHGDVNYQPSASKNTLTDDANFKYATDTFTKVATVQQKISKPNDFTQAGELYRSLSDQDKTDLINNLVADLQQVKDKDVARKMVGYFYMADQDYGKRLAAKLNFSRADVEKLFVAH; from the coding sequence ATGGTAAAAAATATATTAATTGTAACTTTTGTTCTTTCGTCGCTCAGTTTGTCTGCGCAACGTAACCTGACGACGAATACCGGTGCGCCAATTGGCGATAATCAAAACTCGAAAACGATCGGTCGGAATGGGCAGGTGCTGATGGAAGACATTCATTTAATCGAGAAACTCGCCGCTTTTGATCGCGAGCGTATTCCCGAGCGTGTTGTACACGCCCGTGGCGTGGGCGCATATGGCGAGTTTACGGCGGCGGCAGATGTAACTCCCTACACCAAAGCTTCCCTGTTTCAAAACGGAAAAACAACCCCTGTATTTGTTCGCTTTTCGACCGTTGTACACGGTTCTGGCTCGCCAGAAACCTTGCGAGATCCGCGAGGTTTTGCCGTCAAGTTTTACACTGATCAAGGAAATTATGATCTTGTGGGCAATAATTTGCCGGTATTTTTTATCCGGGATGCGATGAAGTTTCCAGATATGGTGCACGCGTTTAAACCCTCACCGATAAATAATAAACAAGATCCAAACCGGGTTTTCGATTTCTTCTACAATATCCCCGAAGCTACGCACATGTTAACGTGGTTGTATTCCAACTACGGTACGCCCGCAAATTACCGACAAATGGATGGTTTTGGTGTACATGCTTTCAAATGGGTGAATGCTGCTGGCGAGGTGTCTTACGTAAAGTACACCTGGAAATCACAGCAAGGCGTGGAGAATTTCAATACCGCACAAGCGGAGCAGAAACAAGGCGAAGATTTTCAACATGCTACTGTCGATCTTTACGACAACATTCGCGCGGGCCATTACCCGGCATGGCAATTGTACGTGCAGATTATCAACGCGAAAGATTTCGATGCGCTTGATTTCAATCCCTTAGATCCGACAAAAGTATGGCCGGAACGTATCGCTCCGTTGAAACTATTGGGTAAAATGACCTTAAACCGTGTGCCTGATAATTTCTTTCAAGAGGTAGAGCAAGCTGCTTTTTCGCCCGGAACGTTGGTTCCCGGAATAGAACCGTCAGAAGATAAACTTCTACAAGGCCGTTTATTCTCTTACTTTGATACCCAACGCTACCGGATCGGGGCTAATTTTCAACAGCTTCCTGTTAACGCGGCGAAAGTGCCGGTCGTAACGCATAATCAAGATGGTGCCTTTGCGATGCGAGAAACGCATGGCGACGTCAATTATCAGCCAAGTGCCTCTAAAAATACGTTGACAGATGATGCCAACTTCAAATATGCTACTGATACCTTCACCAAGGTCGCGACGGTGCAACAAAAAATTAGTAAACCAAATGACTTTACGCAAGCAGGAGAATTGTATCGATCGCTATCTGATCAGGATAAAACAGATTTGATCAATAATCTGGTGGCAGATCTCCAGCAGGTGAAAGATAAAGATGTCGCCCGCAAAATGGTCGGTTATTTTTACATGGCTGATCAGGATTACGGCAAACGTTTGGCTGCAAAGCTGAATTTTAGCCGAGCAGATGTGGAGAAGCTATTTGTTGCACATTAA
- a CDS encoding ankyrin repeat domain-containing protein, with product MTRVQSLFIRVQLILGFVIVLTSARGQEQLFAAARANDVKALTSLLDAQAEAINQIDQRGNTALIIACYNDSFDAAKLLLQHGADPNMQDKMGNTALMGACFKKLDRIVSLLLDHKVQVNQQNFNGATALIFAATFGANDALATLMKHDADPSIRDNFGKNALDYATNQANDAAIALLQKERKAVQ from the coding sequence ATGACAAGAGTACAAAGTCTGTTTATCCGTGTCCAGCTTATTCTGGGGTTCGTTATTGTGCTAACATCTGCACGAGGGCAAGAGCAATTATTTGCTGCCGCTAGAGCGAATGACGTCAAAGCCTTAACTAGTTTGCTGGATGCACAGGCAGAAGCAATCAATCAAATTGATCAAAGAGGCAATACAGCATTGATCATCGCTTGTTACAACGATAGCTTTGACGCAGCAAAACTATTGCTGCAACATGGAGCCGATCCCAATATGCAAGATAAAATGGGCAACACCGCACTTATGGGCGCTTGTTTCAAAAAGCTCGACCGCATAGTCAGCTTATTGCTAGATCATAAAGTACAGGTCAATCAGCAAAATTTTAATGGTGCGACGGCTTTGATTTTTGCGGCTACGTTTGGAGCCAATGATGCGTTAGCCACGTTGATGAAGCATGATGCCGATCCGAGTATTCGGGATAATTTCGGAAAGAATGCTTTAGATTACGCTACCAATCAGGCTAATGATGCTGCAATAGCGCTTTTGCAAAAAGAGCGGAAAGCCGTTCAGTAA
- a CDS encoding hydrogen peroxide-inducible genes activator, with translation MNLQQLTYIVALDKHRHFLRASEACFITQATLSSMVKKLEEELGVILFDRSKSPLQPTAIGRKIIDQAKVALREVDGIKMVIDAEKDQLRGDFRIGIIPSLAPYLLPLFIRDFTETHQEVKLIVNELSTQELTKQLKDSEIDVAILAIPLLDNELREETLFYEELFHYGATMKTTQSKKLLAPKDIDFNKLLLLEEGHCFREQVLNLCELRQMNTADFPIEYRSGSLHALKQMVDLDIGSTILPELSLLTLSEEEKLKVNNFAPPYPVREIGLVYYHHFAKKSFMEALRKSILASIPKNILLKKNICILPVK, from the coding sequence ATGAATTTACAGCAATTAACATATATCGTTGCACTAGACAAGCATCGTCATTTTTTACGGGCATCTGAAGCTTGCTTCATAACGCAAGCTACGCTGAGCAGCATGGTCAAAAAACTGGAAGAAGAATTGGGCGTTATCTTATTTGATCGCAGCAAATCGCCTCTTCAACCGACAGCTATCGGTCGAAAAATAATTGATCAGGCTAAAGTGGCGCTTCGGGAGGTTGACGGCATCAAAATGGTTATCGATGCGGAGAAAGACCAGTTACGCGGCGATTTTCGGATCGGTATCATTCCTTCGCTGGCGCCCTACCTGCTGCCTTTGTTTATCCGTGATTTCACCGAAACGCATCAGGAAGTCAAATTGATCGTGAACGAGCTGAGCACGCAGGAGTTAACGAAACAGCTGAAAGATAGCGAGATTGATGTCGCCATTTTGGCTATCCCGCTATTGGACAACGAACTCCGCGAAGAAACCCTTTTTTACGAGGAGTTATTTCATTATGGTGCGACGATGAAAACAACACAAAGCAAAAAGCTCCTGGCACCAAAGGATATTGACTTCAATAAACTGTTGTTGTTGGAAGAAGGACATTGCTTTCGCGAGCAAGTGCTCAACCTCTGCGAGTTAAGACAGATGAATACCGCCGATTTCCCAATTGAATACCGATCGGGAAGTCTGCATGCGTTAAAGCAGATGGTTGATCTGGATATCGGCAGCACCATTTTGCCTGAACTTTCTTTATTGACCTTGAGCGAAGAAGAAAAGCTGAAAGTAAACAATTTTGCGCCGCCTTATCCGGTACGGGAAATCGGACTGGTGTATTACCATCATTTTGCTAAAAAAAGTTTTATGGAGGCGCTGCGAAAATCTATATTAGCCAGTATCCCGAAAAATATACTTTTGAAAAAGAATATTTGTATTCTGCCGGTCAAGTAA